The genomic window CGCAGTGACGGTCCAGTCCGCGGTGATGTTGTAGGCCACGTTCAGGTCAAGCTGGCTGTACGGCTTGGTGTAGGTGGTCAGGCCGTTGTTGAGGCCACCGACCACTTCGCCACGGCGGTTGTACGAGGCGCGGGCCAGGAACTTCTCGTTCTCGTAGAACACGGTGACGTTGGCCTGGTTCTTGGCGCTGCCGACCAGCGGCGAGGAACCGATCGCTTCGCCATCCAGCACGATCGAGGCCAGGTTGGTGTCGTTGTAGGTGTAGTTGGCCTGCACGCCCAGACCGAAGTCGAAGGTGTACTGGCCATACAGTTCCACGCCCTGCGACACGCCATCGCGGCCATTGGCTTCGGTGCTGTACTTCTGCACGGTCACCGTCTCACCACCGACGGTCATCTGCTGATCACGCACCACCGGCACGGTGAAGTTGTCCACGTTCTTGCGGAACAGGGCCACACCGGCCACCGAGCCGGGCTTGAAGTACCACTCCAGGCCCAGGTCGAACTGCACCGCCTTGAACGGTTCCAGCGCCTTGTTGCTGCCCGAGCCGTACCAGCCCGGAGTGTCGGTGCCACCGGCGACGCGACGGTCGTTGCTGTATTCCTCGCTGATGTAGTTCAGGCCGCCGGGGTAGGCGATGCTGGTGTAACCCGGCCGCGCGATCACCTTCGAGGCCGCGCCGCGCAGCACCAGGTTGTCGGTGATGTCCCAGGCGATGTTGAAGCTCGGCAGGAAGTCGGTATAGGTCTTTTCCAGCGAGCTGAGGGTATATACCTTGTCGCGCACCTGGTTGTCCGGCAGGCGCACGAAACCGCCCTGGCAGCGCAGGTTCGGGTCGGCGGCCGGATCATCGCAGCTCATCGGCGCGCCGGCGGCGTTGTCCACGAAGTAGTCGTTGAAGCGCTCCACCGAATCGCTGGACTGGGCGAACTGCTTGGTGCGCACCACGCGCACGCCGACGTTGCCGCGCACGCGCTCGGTACGGAAGTTGGCCTGGAAGTAGCCCGAATAGATCTTCTCGTTGACGTCGTAGACGAAGTCTTCCTCGGTGCGGTTGTGCGAGCCGCCGTAGGTCTGGTTCAGATAGTCGATGTAGGCGGGGTAGTTGATGCCCGGGAACACATTGGCGTTGAAGCCGCCAGCGATGTTGCTGATCGGATTGGACAGGAAGAAGCCCGGCTGCGCGTCACCGGCGGTCGGGTCGCACCCGGCCTGGTAGCGGTTGTTGTCGTAGTCGGACGGATCCAGCCCCTGGCACACCCAGTAGGTGTTGCCGGTGTTGCGATGGACCTTGCCGTCACGGTACTTGGCGCCGAACTGGATCGAGTCCAGCCAGCCCGCTTCGAACAGCTTGGTGACGTCGGCCTGGAAGTAGTTCTGCTTGACCTCGGTCTGCATCCACGACGAATCGGTGGAGCCGGTATCGACTTCGGCGACGCCGGCCATCAACTGCTGCTGCAGGTCCGGCGAGACGGTCAGCGACGGCGTGCCGGTCAGGTCCCACGCGGTGTACTGGTTGCCTGCCAGCCACTGGTCGCCGACCTTGCGGCGCGGCTTGGCCGACATGCGGAAGTTCATCGACGGGCCGCCCTTGGACCAGGTACGGCCGCCGGTGAAGCTGGCCTTCCACAGCGGGCTGATGTCCCAGTCCACGGTCAGGTCGGCGGTCTGCGAGAGCGCCTTTTCCCGGCTGTAGCCACCGGTCAGCTGCGGGGTCGGGATGGTGCAGTCGTCCGGCCCCCAGCCACCCGGCGGCAGCCCGGCCGCGGCGGCCTGGTCTTCGCTGCAGTAGTAGGTCTTGCCGGCCAGCTTTTCGTACTGCGCACCGGTGACGATGCTGCCGCTGGGATCGAAGGTGAGGCCGTTGAGCAGGCGTCCGCCGGCCCAGTTGCCGTCGCCGTTGTAACGCGCCAGGTTCCACTCCGGCACCTTCAGCATGTTCTGGGTGTAGTCACCCTGCAGCTCGAAGCGGAAGTAGTTGGCGGTCAGGGTCAGGTTGTCGATCGGCTTGAACTGGAAGGTGAACTGGCCACCCTTGCGCTCGCGTTCCTCTTCCTTCACCGCGAAGTTCACCGAGGTCGGCATGAAGAACTCGCTGTAGTTCTGCCCCGCCTGGTTGTTGAAGCCGGACTGGCCCCACCAGTAGTGGATGCCATCCTGCTCGAGCAGGTTGCCGTTGGCATCACGCGCGGTGGTGTTGTTGCCGTACCACTGGTAGTCCTCGGTGCTGGTCTCCATGGTGCGGCTGGTGCGCTTCTGCTGGGTGACGCCGACCAGCACGCCGAAACGCTCGTCCTTGCTGTGCCAGGAGTACAGCGCCGAGACCTGCGGATCGATGTCGTGGCTGGTGTCGGAGGTGGTGCCTTCCAGGTTGACGTAGCCGGAGTTGGCTTCCATCTCCAGCGGGCGGCGGGTATGCAGGATGACCGTGCCGCCGATGCCGCCTTCGTCGATGCGCGCCTCGGGCGACTTGAACAGCTCAGCGCTGGACAGCATGTTCGACGGCAGCAGGGTGTAGTTGAACGAGCGGGTGGCCTCGTTGTTGGTTTCCGAGGACGCGACGTAGTTGCCGTTCAACTGGGTCAGGGTCAGGTCCGGCGCCAGACCGCGCACGCTGACTGACTTGCCTTCGCCGCCGCTGCGGGTGATGACCACGCCGGGCACACGCTGCAGGGCGTCGGCCACGTTCTTGTCGGGGAACTTGCCGACGTCCTCGGCGGTGATGACCTCGACCACCGCATTGGCATCGCGCTTCTGCTGCAGGCTCTTCTCGATGGCGTAGCGGTAGCCGGTGACCTGGACGCTGTCCAAGGTGGTGGCATCGGGCGTTGCGGCCGGCGTGGCCTGCTGTGCAGCGGCGCCGGCCGGCAGGACGGCGGCGGCCAGCGCCAGCGCGATGGCCAACGACAATGCGTCCTGGCCATGCGTGCGTGTTGAATGCTTCATTCCCATCTCTCCCTCTCTCCTGGATTGATCCGGTGACGTGGCACGGACAACTTGAATCGATCTAATTTGAAGTGACTTTGTCGCTGTCGCCATGCAGTGGCAGTAGCACCGCGCACGTGGCCTGGTACGTCCTGTTGCTGCTCCCCCAACTCCCGGCCATCGCAACGTCGTCTTGGATCGATCTAAGCGATGGGCGGGCGATTTTTAGCATGGGTCGCCCGTGGGCGCATGCTGCTGCGCAATATGGTACTGGTGTGGCGAAGGGATGACGGTTTGCTGAAAACAGTGGAAACGTTTTCGTGCGCAGGGGAGGGTGGGTCGGCAGGGCTGCGCCCTGCACCCGCCGAAGCCAGGCCGAAGCCAGAGCCGAAGCCAGAGCCGAAGCCAGAGCCAGAGCGGCTCTGGTTTTCAGCTGGTTTGGCGGGGCCGTGTGGGCTGGCAGGACACGCCGTAAACCCCCAGACCGGCCCAGCCGCTGGCGGCTGTGCGTTCGGGCGCTTGCGAAGCAGTGCTTCGCAAGCAAAGCGCCCTCACCCCTGGGGGCTCAATGGCGCCTTGCTCGTGTGCGCTGTCCTGCGCACACGGCAAGACCGGGGTTGGGCGTCCTGCCCAACCCGCCCGAGGCATGCCTCGGGCCCATGGCGCCAACGGTCCTGCCAACCCACACCGCCCCGCCTTTGACAGTTTCCTGGTGACGGTGGGATGGGCCCTGGAATCACGTGGGGTCATGGGGTCAGATCCGTTTTCCGTTGGAAAACCGATCTGACCCCGATTGATTTCGTTATCTGTCAGAGATTGATCCACGCATGGCGTGGATCTACGCAGATCGCGAAAAACTGTCGAAGGCGGGGGGGGCCGGTTGCGGGAGTGTCCGCGGCATGAATGCCGCGCCCAAGCCCCCATGCATGCGTTTACGGCGTCTCCCGCAACCGGAC from Stenotrophomonas sp. 704A1 includes these protein-coding regions:
- a CDS encoding TonB-dependent receptor, whose translation is MGMKHSTRTHGQDALSLAIALALAAAVLPAGAAAQQATPAATPDATTLDSVQVTGYRYAIEKSLQQKRDANAVVEVITAEDVGKFPDKNVADALQRVPGVVITRSGGEGKSVSVRGLAPDLTLTQLNGNYVASSETNNEATRSFNYTLLPSNMLSSAELFKSPEARIDEGGIGGTVILHTRRPLEMEANSGYVNLEGTTSDTSHDIDPQVSALYSWHSKDERFGVLVGVTQQKRTSRTMETSTEDYQWYGNNTTARDANGNLLEQDGIHYWWGQSGFNNQAGQNYSEFFMPTSVNFAVKEEERERKGGQFTFQFKPIDNLTLTANYFRFELQGDYTQNMLKVPEWNLARYNGDGNWAGGRLLNGLTFDPSGSIVTGAQYEKLAGKTYYCSEDQAAAAGLPPGGWGPDDCTIPTPQLTGGYSREKALSQTADLTVDWDISPLWKASFTGGRTWSKGGPSMNFRMSAKPRRKVGDQWLAGNQYTAWDLTGTPSLTVSPDLQQQLMAGVAEVDTGSTDSSWMQTEVKQNYFQADVTKLFEAGWLDSIQFGAKYRDGKVHRNTGNTYWVCQGLDPSDYDNNRYQAGCDPTAGDAQPGFFLSNPISNIAGGFNANVFPGINYPAYIDYLNQTYGGSHNRTEEDFVYDVNEKIYSGYFQANFRTERVRGNVGVRVVRTKQFAQSSDSVERFNDYFVDNAAGAPMSCDDPAADPNLRCQGGFVRLPDNQVRDKVYTLSSLEKTYTDFLPSFNIAWDITDNLVLRGAASKVIARPGYTSIAYPGGLNYISEEYSNDRRVAGGTDTPGWYGSGSNKALEPFKAVQFDLGLEWYFKPGSVAGVALFRKNVDNFTVPVVRDQQMTVGGETVTVQKYSTEANGRDGVSQGVELYGQYTFDFGLGVQANYTYNDTNLASIVLDGEAIGSSPLVGSAKNQANVTVFYENEKFLARASYNRRGEVVGGLNNGLTTYTKPYSQLDLNVAYNITADWTVTAAVLNATKSELRSYIGNDSQARLLSNLYAGRQLYFGVNWKF